The following are encoded in a window of Salmo trutta chromosome 9, fSalTru1.1, whole genome shotgun sequence genomic DNA:
- the ido1 gene encoding indoleamine 2,3-dioxygenase 2 isoform X2, producing MDIAQHVTELIYSHTLRSHILKMALLNTRFLESHRELRLAHLALSVMTMGYVWQEGENDTVKMLPRNLAIPYWKVSQRLGLPPILTHADAVLANWKKRDPHGPFDMENLELLVTLPGGDSVRGFFMVTLLVELAAVPAIKSIPLVINGVQCGDAETVTSALEEISQAMEGMTDALKLMHAYVKPEVFYGIIRIYLSGWKDNSSMPAGLVYEGIQAEPMEYSGGSAAQSSLLHCFDELLGVKHEENCGAFLTRMRNYMPSSHKHLIQDISLQPSLRGFVQQEASELLTAAFQLCVTKLMALRSYHINVVSRFITVPAARARQLRSQGNSSQEETVSRAPTALEETGTGGSGIMSFLKTVRDRTRDVSLPLDNRAMQKSTNGAQPQNTQYTTHQTHLQSNTF from the exons ATGGACATTGCCCAGCATGTTACAGAGCTAATCTACTCTCACACGCTGCGCTCCCACATTCTCAAG ATGGCCCTGCTGAACACCCGGTTCCTGGAGAGCCACAGAGAGCTGCGTCTGGCCCATTTGGCCCTGAGTGTGATGACCATGGGCTACGTGTGGCAGGAGGGGGAGAATGACACAGTCAAG ATGCTCCCCCGCAACCTGGCCATTCCATACTGGAAGGTGTCTCAGCGTCTAGGCCTTCCTCCCATCCTTACCCATGCAGACGCAGTACTGGCTAACTGGAAGAAGAGGGATCCACATGG ACCATTTGACATGGA GAACTTGGAGCTGCTTGTCACTCTGCCTGGTGGGGACAGTGTGAGGGGGTTCTTCATGGTCACTCTACTAGTGGAGCTGGCTGCAGTGCCAGCCATCAAG AGTATTCCTCTGGTTATTAATGGTGTCCAGTGTGGTGATGCTGAGACCGTGACAAGTGCACTAGAGGAAATCAGCCAGGCGATGGAGGGCATGACAGATGCACTCAAATTGATGCATG CGTATGTCAAGCCAGAAGTCTTCTATGGCATTATAAGGATCTATCTGTCTGG GTGGAAAGATAACTCCTCCATGCCAGCTGGTTTGGTGTATGAAGGCATCCAGGCAGAGCCTATGGAGTATTCTGGTGGGAGTGCTGCCCAGAGCAGTCTGCTGCACTGCTTTGATGAGCTGCTAGGAGTCAAACATGAGGAAAATTGTG GAGCCTTTCTGACCCGTATGAGAAACTACATGCCCTCTTCCCACAAGCATCTGATCCAGGACATATCTCTGCAGCCCTCCCTGCGAGGCTTTGTCCAGCAGGAGGCCAGTGAGCTTTTGACCGCAGCTTTTCAGCTATGTGTGACCAAGCTAATGGCCCTCCGCAGCTACCACATCAACGTGGTCAGCCGCTTCATCACCGTGCCCGCTGCCCGTGCCCGCCAGCTGCGAAGCCAGGGCAACAGTTCCCAGGAGGAGACTGTCAGCAGGGCGCCCACGGCTCTGGAGGAGACGGGCACTGGCGGCTCGGGCATCATGAGCTTCCTAAAGACTGTGAGGGACCGCACACGGGACGTCTCCCTGCCTCTGGACAACAGGGCCATGCAGAAGAGCACAAATGGAGCACAACCTCAAAACACACAATACACAACTCATCAAACACATCTGCAATCTAACACATTTTAG
- the ido1 gene encoding indoleamine 2,3-dioxygenase 2 isoform X1: MATTITDSQKPFSLDPYHVSEVFGFILPAPLTELPPYYQPWMDIAQHVTELIYSHTLRSHILKMALLNTRFLESHRELRLAHLALSVMTMGYVWQEGENDTVKMLPRNLAIPYWKVSQRLGLPPILTHADAVLANWKKRDPHGPFDMENLELLVTLPGGDSVRGFFMVTLLVELAAVPAIKSIPLVINGVQCGDAETVTSALEEISQAMEGMTDALKLMHAYVKPEVFYGIIRIYLSGWKDNSSMPAGLVYEGIQAEPMEYSGGSAAQSSLLHCFDELLGVKHEENCGAFLTRMRNYMPSSHKHLIQDISLQPSLRGFVQQEASELLTAAFQLCVTKLMALRSYHINVVSRFITVPAARARQLRSQGNSSQEETVSRAPTALEETGTGGSGIMSFLKTVRDRTRDVSLPLDNRAMQKSTNGAQPQNTQYTTHQTHLQSNTF, translated from the exons ATGGCCACTACTATCACAGACTCACAGAAGCCTTTCTCTCTGGACCCCTACCATGTCTCTGAGGTGTTTGGCTTCATCCTCCCTGCACCCCTG ACAGAGTTGCCGCCATACTACCAGCCCTGGATGGACATTGCCCAGCATGTTACAGAGCTAATCTACTCTCACACGCTGCGCTCCCACATTCTCAAG ATGGCCCTGCTGAACACCCGGTTCCTGGAGAGCCACAGAGAGCTGCGTCTGGCCCATTTGGCCCTGAGTGTGATGACCATGGGCTACGTGTGGCAGGAGGGGGAGAATGACACAGTCAAG ATGCTCCCCCGCAACCTGGCCATTCCATACTGGAAGGTGTCTCAGCGTCTAGGCCTTCCTCCCATCCTTACCCATGCAGACGCAGTACTGGCTAACTGGAAGAAGAGGGATCCACATGG ACCATTTGACATGGA GAACTTGGAGCTGCTTGTCACTCTGCCTGGTGGGGACAGTGTGAGGGGGTTCTTCATGGTCACTCTACTAGTGGAGCTGGCTGCAGTGCCAGCCATCAAG AGTATTCCTCTGGTTATTAATGGTGTCCAGTGTGGTGATGCTGAGACCGTGACAAGTGCACTAGAGGAAATCAGCCAGGCGATGGAGGGCATGACAGATGCACTCAAATTGATGCATG CGTATGTCAAGCCAGAAGTCTTCTATGGCATTATAAGGATCTATCTGTCTGG GTGGAAAGATAACTCCTCCATGCCAGCTGGTTTGGTGTATGAAGGCATCCAGGCAGAGCCTATGGAGTATTCTGGTGGGAGTGCTGCCCAGAGCAGTCTGCTGCACTGCTTTGATGAGCTGCTAGGAGTCAAACATGAGGAAAATTGTG GAGCCTTTCTGACCCGTATGAGAAACTACATGCCCTCTTCCCACAAGCATCTGATCCAGGACATATCTCTGCAGCCCTCCCTGCGAGGCTTTGTCCAGCAGGAGGCCAGTGAGCTTTTGACCGCAGCTTTTCAGCTATGTGTGACCAAGCTAATGGCCCTCCGCAGCTACCACATCAACGTGGTCAGCCGCTTCATCACCGTGCCCGCTGCCCGTGCCCGCCAGCTGCGAAGCCAGGGCAACAGTTCCCAGGAGGAGACTGTCAGCAGGGCGCCCACGGCTCTGGAGGAGACGGGCACTGGCGGCTCGGGCATCATGAGCTTCCTAAAGACTGTGAGGGACCGCACACGGGACGTCTCCCTGCCTCTGGACAACAGGGCCATGCAGAAGAGCACAAATGGAGCACAACCTCAAAACACACAATACACAACTCATCAAACACATCTGCAATCTAACACATTTTAG
- the ido1 gene encoding indoleamine 2,3-dioxygenase 2 isoform X3: protein MATTITDSQKPFSLDPYHVSEVFGFILPAPLMLPRNLAIPYWKVSQRLGLPPILTHADAVLANWKKRDPHGPFDMENLELLVTLPGGDSVRGFFMVTLLVELAAVPAIKSIPLVINGVQCGDAETVTSALEEISQAMEGMTDALKLMHAYVKPEVFYGIIRIYLSGWKDNSSMPAGLVYEGIQAEPMEYSGGSAAQSSLLHCFDELLGVKHEENCGAFLTRMRNYMPSSHKHLIQDISLQPSLRGFVQQEASELLTAAFQLCVTKLMALRSYHINVVSRFITVPAARARQLRSQGNSSQEETVSRAPTALEETGTGGSGIMSFLKTVRDRTRDVSLPLDNRAMQKSTNGAQPQNTQYTTHQTHLQSNTF, encoded by the exons ATGGCCACTACTATCACAGACTCACAGAAGCCTTTCTCTCTGGACCCCTACCATGTCTCTGAGGTGTTTGGCTTCATCCTCCCTGCACCCCTG ATGCTCCCCCGCAACCTGGCCATTCCATACTGGAAGGTGTCTCAGCGTCTAGGCCTTCCTCCCATCCTTACCCATGCAGACGCAGTACTGGCTAACTGGAAGAAGAGGGATCCACATGG ACCATTTGACATGGA GAACTTGGAGCTGCTTGTCACTCTGCCTGGTGGGGACAGTGTGAGGGGGTTCTTCATGGTCACTCTACTAGTGGAGCTGGCTGCAGTGCCAGCCATCAAG AGTATTCCTCTGGTTATTAATGGTGTCCAGTGTGGTGATGCTGAGACCGTGACAAGTGCACTAGAGGAAATCAGCCAGGCGATGGAGGGCATGACAGATGCACTCAAATTGATGCATG CGTATGTCAAGCCAGAAGTCTTCTATGGCATTATAAGGATCTATCTGTCTGG GTGGAAAGATAACTCCTCCATGCCAGCTGGTTTGGTGTATGAAGGCATCCAGGCAGAGCCTATGGAGTATTCTGGTGGGAGTGCTGCCCAGAGCAGTCTGCTGCACTGCTTTGATGAGCTGCTAGGAGTCAAACATGAGGAAAATTGTG GAGCCTTTCTGACCCGTATGAGAAACTACATGCCCTCTTCCCACAAGCATCTGATCCAGGACATATCTCTGCAGCCCTCCCTGCGAGGCTTTGTCCAGCAGGAGGCCAGTGAGCTTTTGACCGCAGCTTTTCAGCTATGTGTGACCAAGCTAATGGCCCTCCGCAGCTACCACATCAACGTGGTCAGCCGCTTCATCACCGTGCCCGCTGCCCGTGCCCGCCAGCTGCGAAGCCAGGGCAACAGTTCCCAGGAGGAGACTGTCAGCAGGGCGCCCACGGCTCTGGAGGAGACGGGCACTGGCGGCTCGGGCATCATGAGCTTCCTAAAGACTGTGAGGGACCGCACACGGGACGTCTCCCTGCCTCTGGACAACAGGGCCATGCAGAAGAGCACAAATGGAGCACAACCTCAAAACACACAATACACAACTCATCAAACACATCTGCAATCTAACACATTTTAG